Part of the Bacillota bacterium genome is shown below.
CCTGGGCAGTGTCATCGTAGCATGCTTTCTACTGATGGCACTGGCAGCCCCCTGGATAGCACCCCACGATCCCCTCGAGCCCAACGCCGCGGTCAGGCTGCAACCGCCGAACCCGCGGCACCTCATGGGCACGGACGAACTGGGACGTGATATTCTGTCACGGGTCATGTTCGGAGCGCGTGTATCCCTCACCGTGGGCCTGATCTCTGTGGGCATTTCGTGTGTTTTCGGAACCGTACTGGGTCTCGTGGCGGGGTTTATCCCTTCCCTCGACAGCCTCATCATGAGACTCGTGGACGTGATGCTGGCATTCCCCGGCATGCTTCTGGCCATCGCCATTGTGGCCATGCTGGGCCCGGGCCTTTACAACGCCATGATCGCAGTGGGCATATTCGGCATCCCGGATTACGTCAGGGTGGTGCGGGGATGTGTCCTTTCCGTCAAGGAGAACCAGTATGTGGAAGCGGCCAGGAGCCTCGGATTGCCAACCCCCGTGGTCCTGTATCGCCACGTGCTGCCCAATGTGTTCGCACCGATTATTGTGCTGGTGACGTTCGGTATCGCCAGCGCCATTCTGTGGGCTGCAGGCTTGAGCTTCC
Proteins encoded:
- a CDS encoding ABC transporter permease: MRNYTRFLRRLRRNRGAVLGSVIVACFLLMALAAPWIAPHDPLEPNAAVRLQPPNPRHLMGTDELGRDILSRVMFGARVSLTVGLISVGISCVFGTVLGLVAGFIPSLDSLIMRLVDVMLAFPGMLLAIAIVAMLGPGLYNAMIAVGIFGIPDYVRVVRGCVLSVKENQYVEAARSLGLPTPVVLYRHVLPNVFAPIIVLVTFGIASAILWAAGLSFLGLGAQPPFPEWGLMLSQGRHWILRAWWVATFPGLAITLVILGFNLLGDGLRDALDPRLKQ